The following DNA comes from Methanothermus fervidus DSM 2088.
TGTTTAGCATCTTTTAATAATGAAAAGGAAATTTGGTCTCGTGAATATTGGTATAAATGGTACCAAAAATTTGAAGATTACAGTTTACCTCTACAGAGAAGCAGTGATGATCATATAGAAGTTGGAACTCCACCATTAAAGACACCTTATGGTTGGTTGTTAATCTATTCTTACATAAAGAATTATTTTTCTGAAAAAGAAAGACTTTTTACAGTTGAAGCAGTATTGCTAGATTTAAAAAACCCATTTAAAATAATTTCAAGGACTAATTTTCCAATTCTTATACCTGAAGAATATTACGAAAAGACAGGAATTGTATCTGATGTTATATTTCCAAGTGGCGCATTTATTAAAAATAATGTAATTTATTTATACTATGGTGCAGCAGATACAACATGTTGTTTAGCATTCATTGATTTACCTTTTTTAATAAAAACAATGAAACATGGAAAAATCAAAATGAAAAGAGCAGCAAAACGTCCTATAATAACACCTATTATTAAACATAAATGGGAATCCAAAGCTACATTCAATCCAGGAGCTATATATCTAAATGGCGAGGTTCATATAATATATAGGGCACTATCAGAAGATAATACTTCTGTTTTTGGTTATGCAAAAAGTAAAGATGGCATAAATATTGATTATCGATCGTCAGAACCTATATATACGCCAAAAGAACCTTTTGAAAATAAAAAATTTCCAGATGCGGCCTCTGGCTGCGAGGATCCTAGATTAACAATAATTGATGACAAAATTTATATGTTGTATACAGCATTTGATGGAGAAATACCTAGAGTAGCAATGACATCAATAGATGTAAATGATTTCTTAGAGCAAAATTGGAAGTGGGCAAAAGCAAAAGTAATTTCTCCTTTAGATATTCCGGATAAAAATGCATGTATATTTCCAGAGAAATATGCTGGAAAATATATAATTGTACATCGTTTAGATGATTCTATACATTATAGTCTTTGTGAAGATTTAAATATTGTGAAGGAGCTTGATGATAATAAATGGATATCACCAAGAAAAAGTATGTGGGATTGCGTAAAAGTTGGAATTGCAGCGCCGCCAATAAAAACTAATAATGGGTGGATTTTATTTTACCATGGAGTTGACAAAAACAAAGTTTATAGGGTTGGAGCCTTGCTCTTAGAGTTAGACAATCCATTGAAAATCATACGTAGATCTATGTATCCAATTCTTGAACCAGAAATGTGGTATGAAAGATGGGGAATAGTCCCAAATGTAGTGTTTCCTTGTGGAGCAGTGAAAATAAATAAAGATATTTATCTATATTATGGTGCGGCAGATACTGTTGTAGGCGTGGCTAAGATTAAAATAAATGATCTATTTTGGCACCTTGGTGTTAAATTGTGATTACGGAGCATAAAAAATCCACAATGAAGCAAAGATAATTGCTAAGGCAAAAATTACTGGTGCAACAATTTTACTTACAGCCACTGTAGAACTAATAGTAGATATAAGTTCTGTAGATGCTGTGGGTCCAAAGGTATTTAATCCTTCTATTCTTATGACTTTGCATCCAACTTCAACTGGTTCTAAATCAGAAATTGCATTTTTTACAGACTTTATGATATATTCTATTATTTTTTTTCGATTTTTCATACCTACAGGATTGTAACCTCCAGATAAAGTGTTGACTGAATGTGTGTCAGTTGTCATTATTTCTGCATCATCTACATAATTTTTTAATTTTTTTAAAATTTCTTCTCTAAAACCTTTTACCATATTATTTGAATCTAATAGTATATATGCAAATTTTTGATTATTGACTTTAGTTACCAGTGTTTTGATACCATCTTCTCCAATGCCTTCCTCTTTAGAAATGTCATTTGGCTTTATAGATGAACATCCAACCTCTATTGGATATTTTTTAATATTACAGTCTATTTTTTCTATAGCGTCCATAATTTCAAACACTTCTTTATTTCCTGGGAGTATTCTAGCTGTTTCGTTGAAGGAATTATGACAATCTACAATTATCACGTTTTTTGAATTACATTTTGCTTTTGCAAGATTCATAGCAGCAAGTCCAACACCAAAATCTATATCATCTGAGCCTTTTGGTGAAAAGGTTATTAATAACAATAAATCTTTGCCAAAAAACTGTCCTTTAATTTTGCAGTCTTTACTAGAAACTTTAAAAACTTTACTAGCATGTTTTGAATATTCTATCTTATTTATTTCTTGTTTGATAGCTTTCTCTATTTTATATATTTCTTTAGAGGATACAGGATTGAAATCATGTGTGGAAGGACCATGGGCAACCATAGTAAACGTATTAAAACGTTTTGACAACAATGCAGGCATGTTAGATCCACCTATTTTACCTATAGGTCCTGGGTGTACACAAGGAGTTATAAACAATGCTTTCTTTTTATTTCTGGCTTTAAATGAAATTAGACCAACTAAAGTACTTACAGGTACTCCAATTTCTTTGAATACAGATTCTAACGCTGGTGATTCTTCTGTGAGATGTGCTATTGCCATGCTTAATAATTCAAGTGCACCTATACCCAAATTTCTCCTTAAGGGGGATTCAACAACTAATACAAAAGAATATATGGCAAATAAAAATATTGCTGAAGCAATAATTATTTTTATGGAAAGAAGTAGTACACTTAAGTAGCCAACATTCATCGTTATAATATCTAAAAATTTTAAAATTACAAACATACTTACAATAAGGCCTGGTTGTACAGAACTTATAAGTAATGAATTAGATGCGTTTATATTTGACGTTGTCCATATTATGATCATCCTTATTGCAAAGACCAATACACAAGTAAAAATAAAAGCATTTAATACAACATCAACTTTAAATATTGCATATATACAACACCCTAAAAGATATATTATTGATGATATCGTCATGGCGAAAAATGATAAAAACATGGACTGTTTCATTTTCATTCTTCTTCCACCAAGAGAATTAACCCATGGTTGTGTTATTGCACCACTTATAATAGCTGAAACTCCAAAAACTAAAAATCCAAAGGTTCCACCATAAAGAATATTGTAGATAGGATTATGGGCAGTGTCGCAAATAATAAAACTAAGAATTCCAATAACAAAACTCACAATTGTTATTGCTAAAAATGAAAATTTTGTATCTGGCAATGATAAAATATATTTTGAAAGATTTTTTATACTCTCCATACTTGACATTTTTTCACATCCAATTTTTTAATTTCATGAAAAGACTGTTGAATAGATTTTTATCTAAAAGATATAATATTTTTGAATCCTGGTGAGAAAATGAAATCTATGTCAAATGTAGATGTCTATGCAGTTGTTTATGAATTAAATAAATTATTAAAAGGTTCAAAATTTGTTAAGGCATATCAACCAAGGAAAGACATTATAGTGTTGCGATTCCATGTTAAAAATAAGGGTCGGGTAGATGTAATTATACAAACTGGTGTTAGGATTCATGCTACAAGATATTCACTTGAAAATCCCAAATTTCCACCATCATTCCCTATGCTACTTAGGAAATATTTAAAAGGTGGAATTGTAGAATCTGTAAAACAACATAAATTTGATAGGATTGTAGAATTTAATGTTAAGGTTCTAGGTAAGAAAAATTATAAGTTAATAGTGGAATTATTTGGTAAAGGAAATATAATCTTAACAGAAGAAAATGGAAAAATAATTCAGCCACTAAGAACTGAGAAATGGAGTGATAGGGAAATTTCGGCTGGTAAAAAATACAAATATCCAGAAAGTAGGGGATTAAATCCATTAAAAATAACTAAATCTAAACTTAAAGAATTATTATTAAATTCTGATAAAGATGTTGTTAGAACTTTAGCTTTAAATGGTTTTGGAGGAACATATGCTGAAGAAATTGTATATAGATCAGGAATAGATAAAAACACTCCTTCAAAATCTTTATCAGATAATGAAATCAATAAGATATATGATTCAATAGAGGAAATATATGGATCCCTCAAAGAGTATAATTTTAAGCCTCAAATTATAGTTGACAAGGATGTTGTTCCTATTGAATTAAAAATTTATAAAAATTATGAAAAAAGGTACTTTGATAACTTTAATAAGGCGCTTGACGAATTTTTTACTCCAAAACTCCGTGAAGAATTGAAAAAAGAAAAAGAAAAAGTATGGAAAAATAAAATTGAAAAATTGGAGAGAATATTAAATTCTCAAAAAAATGCAATTAAGAGTTTTAAAAAGAAAGCAAAGAAATATAGAGAGATTGGGGATTTAATATATCTCAAATATGAGTTGATATCTAAAGTAATAAATACTTTAAAAAATGCTAAAGAAAAATACACTTGGAAAGAAATCATTGAAAAAGTAAAAAAAGCAAAAAAAGAGAATAAAATTAAAATAATAAATTCTATAACCAAGGATGGAATAGTAACTTTAAATATCGATGGTAAAAGTGTGAATATAGATATCAACAAAAGTCTTGAAAAAAATGCAGAGATTTATTACGAGAAGGCTAAAAAAATTAGGAAGAAGATTAAAGGCGCAATAAAAGCAATGGAAGAAACAGAAAAGAAGTTAAACAACCTTAAAAAGAAAAGAGACATCGAAATAAAGAATATACTCATACCCATCAAAAAAAGAAGAAAATTAAAATGGTTTGAAAAATTTAGATGGTTTATTTCTTCAGACGGATTCTTAGTTATTGGAGGGAGAGATGCACAAACAAATGAAATAATCGTAAAAAAATACATGGAGGAAAATGACATTTATTTACATGCAGATATTCATGGTGCACCATCAGTTGTAATAAAAAATAAAAACAAGAAAATTCCAGAAAATACAATAAATGAAGCAGCTATATTTGCAGCATCATTTTCTAAAGCATGGACATATGGATTAGGATCTGCAGATGTCTATTGGGTTTATCCTCAACAAGTTACAAAATCCCCTCCTTCTGGAGAATATATATCTAAAGGTGCTTTTGTAATAAGAGGAAAACGGAATTATATAAGAAATGTTCCTATAGAACTTGCAGTTGGAATTGTTGATTATGAAGGACCAAGAGTTATGTGTGGACCTGTATCCTCACTTAAAAAATTTTCAAAAAGATACGTGAAAATTATACCTGGTTATACAAAAAAAGAGACTATAGCCCGAAAAATATTAAAAATAATAGATAAGGAAAAAATTTTTAGAATTGAAGATATAATAAGGGTTTTACCACCGGGAAAATGTGACTTAGTTTCATGATTTCTTTAATATGAAATTTAGATCAATAGCATATCTTCCTTCCTTATCAGACACTATAACAGATTCGCTGTTCATAAGCATACCAATGTTAATCTCATAAACACCGTCTTTTTTAATTGATATTGTTTCAATGCCATCTTTATCTTTCTTTTCTTTTAAATATCTAAAAAATTTATTGCCACAATTAGGACAACCATTAATAACATCTTTCATGGATTTATATTTTTTCTTACATTTGATGCATTGATGCACAAGAATCACCAAGCTTTGCAACTATTGAAAGAAAATTAGGTTTCCTTTTAACAGTTTTCATAATATTTGCAGGTCCAATAATTGTAAATTTTACATCTTTTTTACTTGAGAAGCCTAAAAATGATTTTTTATTTTTTTCAAACTTTTGAATGTCTATTCCAATAAAATTTTCAGTATCAATCTCTCTCATCGTTGTTTCAATGAGTTCTGCCTCCTCAGTAGGAGATAACCCACCCTCAATTACCAAAATATTTCCATTTTTAACTTTTTCAAGAATCATCGATATTTTTTCCATACTAGTTTTTTTGTTAAGCAATTCACGAGATAAAAAATCCATTTTTAATTTTTCTTTTTCCATTTGAAACCTCCTATCTAAAAGTACGTAGCATGGTCTCATACAATTTATCTAAATTTTCTTTTTTAAGGGCAGATATAGGAACTACAATATGTTGTGGGAATATAGATTCTATTTTTTGTGGTTTAGCTTCTGGTAGATCTATTTTATTTGCAACAATGAAAAATGGTATGTCTCTTGCCTCTAAATTTCCTATTATAGTTACATTTGCTTGTGTTAATGGATCTCTGGTTGAATCCATAACCAATAATACGCCATCTACGTCATTTAACCACTTAATTGCTTCAATTACTCCTTTTGTTGCCTCTTTAGCTCTTTTTTTAGCTTCATCAGGAGGTAAACCAAACTCTAAAAATTTCCTATAATCAACTTTTGTTGTTATTCCTGGTGTATCTACAATGTCAAAAATCAATTTTGCACCGTCTTTTTCAATTACAACTTCTCTTTGAAAATTTACTTTTCTAGTTTCATGGGGAATTTCAGATACTTTGCCTAATGATTTTCCAACCCAATCTTCACAAATTGCATTTGCAAGCGTTGTTTTTCCTGCATTAGGGTGTCCATATATTCCCAATTTTAATTTTTTATTTCTTCTCAAGAGTTTATCAAGTATTTTTGAAAAAAATTCACAATATCACTCCTCATAACTTTCTCCCGGATTTAAAACTACTACTTTTGTTTCTGGAGATTCTCTTTTAACTAAATCCCTAAATTCTTCAGGATCTTGTTTTATTACAGGGAAAGTATTGTAGTGCATAGGTATTACCACG
Coding sequences within:
- a CDS encoding glycosidase PH1107-related protein (COGs: COG2152 glycosylase~InterPro IPR007184~KEGG: csc:Csac_0258 glycosidase, PH1107-related~PFAM: glycosidase PH1107-related~SPTR: A4XG70 Glycosidase, PH1107-related~PFAM: Domain of unknown function (DUF377)) → MKKNDKIYFLYRAMTRKNKNGVSISQIGIAESYDGISFHKRRLLITPDTLWDCFGCEDPRVTKLNNKYYVFYTALSHYPPRPDGIRVGLAITKNFKKIDKKYLITHFNAKAMALFPEKINGKIWAILTVHTDLPPAKICLASFNNEKEIWSREYWYKWYQKFEDYSLPLQRSSDDHIEVGTPPLKTPYGWLLIYSYIKNYFSEKERLFTVEAVLLDLKNPFKIISRTNFPILIPEEYYEKTGIVSDVIFPSGAFIKNNVIYLYYGAADTTCCLAFIDLPFLIKTMKHGKIKMKRAAKRPIITPIIKHKWESKATFNPGAIYLNGEVHIIYRALSEDNTSVFGYAKSKDGINIDYRSSEPIYTPKEPFENKKFPDAASGCEDPRLTIIDDKIYMLYTAFDGEIPRVAMTSIDVNDFLEQNWKWAKAKVISPLDIPDKNACIFPEKYAGKYIIVHRLDDSIHYSLCEDLNIVKELDDNKWISPRKSMWDCVKVGIAAPPIKTNNGWILFYHGVDKNKVYRVGALLLELDNPLKIIRRSMYPILEPEMWYERWGIVPNVVFPCGAVKINKDIYLYYGAADTVVGVAKIKINDLFWHLGVKL
- a CDS encoding Protein of unknown function DUF2070, membrane (COGs: COG3356 membrane protein~InterPro IPR019204~KEGG: mth:MTH1909 hypothetical protein~PFAM: Protein of unknown function DUF2070, membrane~SPTR: O27931 Putative uncharacterized protein~PFAM: Predicted membrane protein (DUF2070)), producing the protein MSSMESIKNLSKYILSLPDTKFSFLAITIVSFVIGILSFIICDTAHNPIYNILYGGTFGFLVFGVSAIISGAITQPWVNSLGGRRMKMKQSMFLSFFAMTISSIIYLLGCCIYAIFKVDVVLNAFIFTCVLVFAIRMIIIWTTSNINASNSLLISSVQPGLIVSMFVILKFLDIITMNVGYLSVLLLSIKIIIASAIFLFAIYSFVLVVESPLRRNLGIGALELLSMAIAHLTEESPALESVFKEIGVPVSTLVGLISFKARNKKKALFITPCVHPGPIGKIGGSNMPALLSKRFNTFTMVAHGPSTHDFNPVSSKEIYKIEKAIKQEINKIEYSKHASKVFKVSSKDCKIKGQFFGKDLLLLITFSPKGSDDIDFGVGLAAMNLAKAKCNSKNVIIVDCHNSFNETARILPGNKEVFEIMDAIEKIDCNIKKYPIEVGCSSIKPNDISKEEGIGEDGIKTLVTKVNNQKFAYILLDSNNMVKGFREEILKKLKNYVDDAEIMTTDTHSVNTLSGGYNPVGMKNRKKIIEYIIKSVKNAISDLEPVEVGCKVIRIEGLNTFGPTASTELISTISSTVAVSKIVAPVIFALAIIFASLWIFYAP
- a CDS encoding Fibronectin-binding A domain protein (COGs: COG1293 RNA-binding protein homologous to eukaryotic snRNP~InterPro IPR010979: IPR008616: IPR008532~KEGG: mth:MTH1907 hypothetical protein~PFAM: Fibronectin-binding A domain protein; protein of unknown function DUF814~SPTR: O27929 Conserved protein~PFAM: Domain of unknown function (DUF814); Fibronectin-binding protein A N-terminus (FbpA)) → MSNVDVYAVVYELNKLLKGSKFVKAYQPRKDIIVLRFHVKNKGRVDVIIQTGVRIHATRYSLENPKFPPSFPMLLRKYLKGGIVESVKQHKFDRIVEFNVKVLGKKNYKLIVELFGKGNIILTEENGKIIQPLRTEKWSDREISAGKKYKYPESRGLNPLKITKSKLKELLLNSDKDVVRTLALNGFGGTYAEEIVYRSGIDKNTPSKSLSDNEINKIYDSIEEIYGSLKEYNFKPQIIVDKDVVPIELKIYKNYEKRYFDNFNKALDEFFTPKLREELKKEKEKVWKNKIEKLERILNSQKNAIKSFKKKAKKYREIGDLIYLKYELISKVINTLKNAKEKYTWKEIIEKVKKAKKENKIKIINSITKDGIVTLNIDGKSVNIDINKSLEKNAEIYYEKAKKIRKKIKGAIKAMEETEKKLNNLKKKRDIEIKNILIPIKKRRKLKWFEKFRWFISSDGFLVIGGRDAQTNEIIVKKYMEENDIYLHADIHGAPSVVIKNKNKKIPENTINEAAIFAASFSKAWTYGLGSADVYWVYPQQVTKSPPSGEYISKGAFVIRGKRNYIRNVPIELAVGIVDYEGPRVMCGPVSSLKKFSKRYVKIIPGYTKKETIARKILKIIDKEKIFRIEDIIRVLPPGKCDLVS
- a CDS encoding Protein of unknown function DUF2072, Zinc-ribbon (COGs: COG3364 Zn-ribbon containing protein~InterPro IPR018645~KEGG: mth:MTH1905 hypothetical protein~PFAM: Protein of unknown function DUF2072, Zinc-ribbon~SPTR: O27927 Putative uncharacterized protein~PFAM: Zn-ribbon containing protein (DUF2072)) → MKDVINGCPNCGNKFFRYLKEKKDKDGIETISIKKDGVYEINIGMLMNSESVIVSDKEGRYAIDLNFILKKS
- a CDS encoding conserved hypothetical protein (COGs: COG3365 conserved hypothetical protein~InterPro IPR012017~KEGG: mth:MTH1904 hypothetical protein~PFAM: conserved hypothetical protein~SPTR: O27926 Putative uncharacterized protein~PFAM: Uncharacterized protein conserved in archaea (DUF2073)); amino-acid sequence: MEKEKLKMDFLSRELLNKKTSMEKISMILEKVKNGNILVIEGGLSPTEEAELIETTMREIDTENFIGIDIQKFEKNKKSFLGFSSKKDVKFTIIGPANIMKTVKRKPNFLSIVAKLGDSCASMHQM
- a CDS encoding GTP-binding protein (COGs: COG0486 GTPase~InterPro IPR005225: IPR001806: IPR002917~KEGG: mth:MTH1903 hypothetical protein~PFAM: GTP-binding protein HSR1-related~SPTR: O27925 Putative uncharacterized protein~TIGRFAM: small GTP-binding protein~PFAM: GTPase of unknown function~TIGRFAM: small GTP-binding protein domain), which translates into the protein MRRNKKLKLGIYGHPNAGKTTLANAICEDWVGKSLGKVSEIPHETRKVNFQREVVIEKDGAKLIFDIVDTPGITTKVDYRKFLEFGLPPDEAKKRAKEATKGVIEAIKWLNDVDGVLLVMDSTRDPLTQANVTIIGNLEARDIPFFIVANKIDLPEAKPQKIESIFPQHIVVPISALKKENLDKLYETMLRTFR